One genomic segment of Vagococcus intermedius includes these proteins:
- a CDS encoding redox-sensing transcriptional repressor Rex codes for MEKTTDCKIPNATAKRIPLYYRYLKMLEESKVERIKSKDFSQLIQVPSATIRRDFSHFGELGRSGYGYDVSYLIEVFSHILNTQVEKRIALIGAGNLGKALGKNNFRRNENLTIVAAFDSDPELIGTKINNVEIYSMDDLASIVAKEGITTAISTVPSKHSQGAVDKMVEAGITAILNFSPGRVKVPKNVKIQYIDLTTELQTLIYFDENFSSNQQFNFANS; via the coding sequence ATGGAAAAGACAACAGACTGTAAAATCCCTAATGCAACTGCTAAACGCATTCCGTTGTATTATAGATATTTGAAGATGCTGGAAGAATCAAAAGTTGAACGCATTAAATCAAAAGATTTTAGCCAGTTAATTCAAGTACCTTCAGCAACGATACGCCGTGATTTTTCACATTTTGGTGAATTAGGGCGTAGTGGTTATGGCTATGATGTTAGTTATTTGATTGAAGTATTTAGTCATATTTTAAATACACAGGTCGAAAAGAGAATTGCCTTGATTGGTGCAGGAAACTTAGGGAAAGCTTTGGGTAAAAATAATTTTAGACGCAATGAAAACTTAACGATTGTCGCTGCTTTTGATAGTGATCCTGAGTTGATTGGAACAAAGATTAATAATGTTGAAATCTACAGTATGGATGACTTGGCTAGTATAGTAGCAAAAGAAGGTATTACTACGGCTATTTCAACTGTTCCAAGTAAACATTCACAAGGGGCAGTTGATAAGATGGTGGAAGCAGGCATCACAGCGATTCTAAACTTTTCACCTGGCCGTGTGAAAGTTCCTAAAAATGTCAAAATTCAATACATTGATTTGACAACAGAGTTACAAACTTTAATATATTTTGATGAAAATTTTTCATCTAATCAACAATTTAACTTTGCTAATAGTTAA
- a CDS encoding cysteine desulfurase family protein, which translates to MIYFDNSATTAIHPSVLDTYVKTSQRILGNPSSLHQLGSQATRLITQSRQQIAENLGVDAEEIYFTSGGTEGDNWVIKGTAMEKKEFGNHIIISAIEHSAVSKAAEQLTKFGFAVSILPVDKKGHAKVSELKKLIRKETILVSVMAVNNEIGSVQPIKEIGDVLKNYPTIHFHVDAVQALGKIPTEMYVTDRVDFATFSSHKFHGPKGTGFIYWRKGRRLAPLLNGGGQEGNKRSGTENVPGIVAMAKAVRLHVTDQELKNRREANIKQYLIDSLSQYDKVTLFSEDSDVFAPHILCFGLKGIKGEVLVHAFEKKDIIISTTSACSSKSKVAGGTLHGMGIPDDIAITAVRVSLTAESSMVEAEQFMIVFKQLQEQFSKIND; encoded by the coding sequence ATGATTTATTTTGATAATAGTGCAACAACAGCAATTCATCCAAGTGTGTTAGATACATATGTGAAAACGAGTCAACGTATTTTGGGTAACCCATCAAGCCTACATCAATTAGGAAGTCAGGCGACCCGTTTGATTACGCAATCACGCCAACAAATTGCTGAAAATCTGGGTGTAGACGCAGAAGAAATTTATTTTACAAGTGGCGGGACAGAAGGTGATAATTGGGTAATCAAAGGAACTGCTATGGAGAAAAAAGAATTTGGTAACCATATTATCATTTCAGCTATTGAGCATTCAGCTGTCTCTAAAGCAGCTGAGCAACTAACTAAATTTGGATTTGCTGTTAGTATTTTACCAGTTGATAAAAAAGGTCATGCTAAAGTGTCTGAATTAAAAAAATTAATTCGTAAAGAGACAATTTTAGTTTCAGTGATGGCTGTAAACAATGAAATTGGCTCAGTTCAACCAATTAAAGAAATAGGTGACGTTTTAAAGAACTATCCAACTATTCATTTTCATGTTGATGCAGTTCAAGCTCTAGGCAAAATTCCAACAGAGATGTATGTAACAGATCGGGTTGATTTTGCTACGTTTTCTTCACATAAATTTCATGGTCCTAAAGGGACAGGGTTTATTTATTGGCGCAAAGGGCGTCGCTTAGCACCCTTGTTAAATGGTGGGGGTCAAGAGGGAAATAAGCGTAGTGGCACAGAAAATGTCCCTGGTATTGTCGCGATGGCTAAAGCTGTTCGCTTACACGTGACTGACCAAGAGTTAAAAAATCGTCGTGAAGCGAATATTAAACAATATTTGATTGATTCATTAAGTCAGTATGATAAAGTGACCCTTTTCTCTGAGGATTCTGATGTATTTGCTCCACATATTTTATGTTTTGGTTTAAAAGGTATTAAGGGTGAAGTGTTAGTCCATGCTTTTGAGAAAAAAGACATTATCATTTCTACAACAAGTGCATGTTCGAGTAAAAGTAAAGTTGCTGGTGGAACTCTTCATGGGATGGGAATACCAGATGATATTGCGATTACTGCTGTGAGAGTAAGTTTAACAGCCGAATCTTCAATGGTTGAAGCGGAACAATTTATGATTGTTTTCAAACAATTACAAGAACAATTTTCAAAAATTAACGATTAG
- the tpx gene encoding thiol peroxidase, translating into MEVTLKGDVVQVEGTQPEVGQVAPDFSLVNLSKKIVQLSDLKGQPVVVSVVPDINTSVCQLQTKRFNQEMAKLPEVQFLTISNNTKEEQENWCAAEGVGMEMLHDTELKFGKLYGLHIPAIDKLARAIFVLDAQGKIIYREITPEISQEPDYDKVLEILK; encoded by the coding sequence ATGGAAGTAACATTAAAAGGTGACGTTGTTCAAGTAGAAGGAACTCAACCAGAGGTTGGGCAAGTCGCACCTGATTTTTCTTTGGTCAACTTAAGTAAAAAAATTGTTCAATTATCAGATTTAAAAGGACAACCAGTTGTTGTCAGTGTTGTACCTGATATTAATACAAGTGTTTGTCAATTACAGACAAAACGTTTTAATCAAGAAATGGCTAAACTGCCAGAGGTTCAATTTTTGACAATTTCTAATAACACTAAAGAAGAACAAGAGAATTGGTGTGCCGCCGAAGGTGTTGGTATGGAAATGTTACATGATACCGAATTAAAATTCGGGAAATTATATGGCCTACATATTCCGGCAATTGATAAATTAGCTCGTGCCATCTTTGTACTAGATGCTCAAGGAAAGATTATTTATCGTGAAATCACACCAGAAATTTCACAAGAACCTGACTATGATAAAGTGTTAGAAATTTTAAAATAG
- the thiI gene encoding tRNA uracil 4-sulfurtransferase ThiI, producing the protein MNYTEIMVRYGELSTKGKNKRIFISLLATNIKKALHDFPKVKVHADRDRTHLILNGEDSSGVLEALKPIFGIQNFSPTIRVEKNMDVIYKTAVEMVKKNYAEGKSFKVNARRSDHEFEMDTNELNREIGYHVIQAIPEIEVKMKQPDIALRVEIRKDAAYLSCETILGAGGLPVGSSGRGMLMLSGGIDSPVAGYLAMKRGVEIEAVHFHSPPYTSQHALDKAKDLTVKLVPYVGSIQFIEVPFTEIQEEIKKNVDEGYLMTITRRFMMRITDEIREQRKGLAIINGESLGQVASQTLHSMIAINDVTATPVIRPVVAMDKNEIIEVAERIDTFELAIQPFEDCCTIFAPPKPKTKPRLDRAQALEAKLDVEGLVARAVAGITITEIQSGQTYLEGKSDEFDDLL; encoded by the coding sequence ATGAATTATACTGAAATTATGGTTCGCTATGGCGAACTGTCAACTAAGGGTAAAAACAAACGTATTTTTATCAGTTTATTAGCAACAAATATCAAAAAAGCTTTGCATGATTTTCCGAAAGTCAAGGTTCACGCCGACCGAGACCGTACTCATCTTATTTTAAATGGTGAAGATAGTAGTGGTGTGTTAGAAGCTTTAAAGCCAATTTTTGGTATTCAAAATTTTTCGCCTACTATCCGTGTCGAAAAAAATATGGATGTTATTTACAAAACAGCTGTTGAAATGGTTAAAAAAAACTATGCCGAAGGCAAAAGTTTTAAAGTCAATGCTCGTCGTTCAGATCATGAGTTTGAGATGGATACAAACGAATTGAATAGAGAAATTGGGTATCATGTGATTCAAGCTATCCCTGAGATTGAAGTGAAAATGAAACAACCTGATATTGCCTTACGTGTTGAAATACGAAAAGATGCTGCTTATTTATCATGCGAAACTATCTTAGGAGCCGGGGGACTACCAGTTGGCTCTAGTGGACGTGGGATGTTGATGTTGTCTGGTGGGATTGATTCACCTGTTGCTGGTTATCTGGCAATGAAACGTGGTGTGGAAATAGAAGCAGTTCATTTTCATAGTCCACCATATACAAGTCAACATGCTTTAGATAAAGCAAAAGATTTAACAGTTAAATTAGTTCCTTATGTTGGTAGTATTCAGTTTATTGAGGTGCCCTTTACAGAGATTCAAGAAGAAATTAAAAAAAATGTAGACGAGGGTTATCTTATGACGATTACCCGTCGTTTCATGATGCGTATTACAGATGAAATTCGTGAACAACGCAAAGGCTTAGCGATTATTAATGGGGAGTCATTAGGTCAAGTTGCCTCACAAACCTTGCATAGTATGATTGCGATTAATGATGTGACGGCGACACCTGTTATTCGCCCAGTTGTGGCAATGGATAAAAATGAAATCATTGAAGTAGCGGAAAGAATTGATACTTTTGAGTTGGCGATTCAACCGTTTGAAGATTGTTGTACCATTTTTGCGCCACCAAAACCAAAAACTAAGCCACGCTTAGATCGTGCTCAAGCACTGGAAGCTAAGTTAGATGTGGAAGGTTTAGTGGCTAGAGCTGTAGCAGGAATTACAATTACAGAAATCCAATCAGGTCAAACTTATCTTGAAGGAAAATCAGACGAATTTGATGATTTGTTATAA